The window TCGCTGCCTTTGACTTTGATCCAGATCGATTTCACGCCGGCGTTGTTTGCTCCGGCGATGTCGCGTTCGAGCGAATTGCCGACCATCACAGCTTCCGAGGCCTGGACGCCAAGCTCCGAGAGCAGGCGGTGGAAGATTTCCGGCTTGGGTTTGCCGATTCCGTGCTCGCCGCTTACGGCGATGGCTTGGAAATGGTTGCCGAGTCCGCTGGCGGCGATTTTTTCGCGCTGCAGATCGGGAGCGCCATTGGTGAGCATGGCGAGTTTGTAGTTTGGAGTCAGGCGGGCGAGTGTTTCCCGGGCCTCCGGCATGAGGCGCTGGAGGAGGCGGCGTTCCTTTGCGAAGGTCTTCGCGAGATCGGCCGCGCCTTCCGGGTCTTCGATCAACTGCTCGCGCAAGGCGGCGTCAAATACCTGCTCCCGGTAGGTGTGTGCCCAATTGCGGAGGGCAGTGAGTTCCTCGCTGTCGCCCTCAAATTTTCCCCAGAGACACTCAAAGGCGCTGATGCCGATCGCCTTGCAATATGACTGGCAAGGGCCGGCAGCCCAGAGAGAACGCGCATGGCGCATGGCATCCCGTTGGAAGCTGGCAGCATCGGCTCCATGCCCGGTGGAGGCGGCGCGAGCAGTGGCGGCGAAGGCTTCAGAGGAGACGGCTTCATCCACTACGAGTGTGTCGTCGAGGTCGAAGAGAAGGGCTTTCATGAGGTGCAGAGAAACGAGTTGAGATGGACGCTGAGGCCATGCATGGCGCTTGGCCGTGCCTTTCGTGGCCGAGAGTGACAAAAAGTGCAAGCCCGACAAGCGGCATTCCGCGCCGGGCTTTTATTGAAGCCGGAAGCGCCGGGCTATTTTTTGTCGAAGCGGAAAAGGAAGATCGCGATTTTGTGTGCCTTGGAAATGAGGGCGGAGGCCAGGATGAGGATGATCGCCGAGGCGAAGGCGCCTTGCACCAGAGTGAGGTTCAGCGGCTGTTTGGGGCTGGAGTAGATCGCAATACCCAGTGTGGCCGTGGAGGTAATGAACGTCGCCAGATAGGTGGCAAGGAAGTAAAGGCCGAGGATGCGGATCAGGAGGACGGTCCAGTCGTGCTTGGTCATGTATATAAACGCAGGGGTGCTAGATGCCTTGATCGTGGACACGGCCGATCCACGACCATGGGATAGCGCCGTGGCTGAGAATCCAGTCGTTGAATTGCTTGAGTGTCCAGCCCTCGCCGCCAACGAAGCGGCGATAGAGTTTCTCAACCTCGATGCGGCCGAGGAGATAGCTCATGGGCACGGTGGGAGAGCTGGTGTACCAGTTCACGTCGCCAGCAGCGCGGGCACGGGTAAAGTGGACGCCGTCCATGAGCATCTTGCAGGCTGCGTCGTAGCTCAGGGAGCCATCGTGGAGGCCACAGTCGATCACGATACGGTGGGCGCGCCAGAGGGCGTCGTGGATCTGGAGTAGTCGCGCGACCGGAGTTTTCACCAGCTTGCGCTCGACGGCCATACTTTCGCACCACATCGTCCATCCTTCATAAAAGATGGAATGCGCCGACTGGCGGCGGATCTTGCTGGCGAGGCGGTTTTGGACGGCGAACTGAAGGTGATGGCCGGGATAGCCTTCATGGACGCTGGTAAGCTCCAGGCCGAAGTGTTGCTTGATCTCCGCTTGTTTGCGGGCGGGACTCTTCTCCAGCAGGCTCAGGTCGTTGACCCAGAAAATGCCCTGCTGCTTTTTGGAAAACGGCGGCGGCGCATTGTAGGCGGCGGTTGGGAAATGGTGACGCAGGAAGGCTGGCGTGGGGAGAACTTTGAGTGTCTCGCCATGTGGGAGGCTGACAATGTCGAGCGAGCGGAGCTGGTCCTTCAGCGAACTGGTGACCTCCTTGTATTCCTCAAGAAGGGGGCGCTCCGGGAGCCAGCCGCGGGCTGCGGCCTCGATGGCTTCCTGGGCGCTGCGGCGTCCGTATTTGGCGGCCTCCTGCTCAAGAAGAAGCTCCATATGAGCGACGAGCCGCTCGCCATTGGCGCGGGCCTCGGGCAGGGACAAATCCATGCCGAGGCGCTCGCGAATAAGGTACTCGAAATTTGCCCGCCCGATGGCGTAGCCCCGGGACTCGCCTTGTTTGCGACGACCGATGGTCGAGGCGTAATCGCCGAAGGCCTTGCATGCCGAAGAGATCAGGCGGCGGGTTCTGGCAGGGTTCTGGGACTGGAGGGCGAGCGTTTCCTCGATCTCGCCGAGGAAGCTCACAGCACCCTCGCAGGCCTTTTGGGCGAGCTGCGTCCAGAGCGGGACTGGTTTGTTGAGGCACCGGGCGCCAGCGTCGAGAAAATCGGGGATGGCGGCGAGGCGGGACTCGATGGCGGGAAGGATCGCGGCCACCTTGTCCGCGTAGCGAACCAGCAGGTCGAAAATGGCGTCCACGGCCGTGTCGCAATGCACCTGTGGGTTATTGCGCCAGCGCTCGAGGTCGCGGGACTCGAGGAGTTCCGTGCGCAGCATGGATACAAACGCCCGTCGATCGAGCCAGTCATCACCATGGAATGCGGCCTCGGGGAGAGCCTCGACAGCGTTGAGAGTTTTCTCCGCCAGCTTGATCTGGGCCTTGTGGGTCGCGACGTCGTTGGCTCCCAGTTGATCATTGAACTTTTCCAGCCCAAGGCGGCTGGCCGCGTGCGGAAACCGCTGATAGGTCTCGGCGAAGTAGGCTTCCGAGATGGCCCGGAAGTTTCGGACGTGCGCGATGTCGACGGCGTGAAGGAACTTCATAGAAAGGATCAGGGCGCGGCTTTTTTCACGATGCGACCTTCGTCATCCACGGGGCCGAGGGCGATGGCTTCCATCTGATCGGCGAGTGTGCGCATCTGTTTGACCTCTGCTTCGGTCGGCGGCTGACCGCCCTTGCTGGCGGCGAGGTCGCGCAGTTCGGTAAGCTTCGCGATGAGGGTGGAGACAAATTCAGTCTTTTTCAGGCGGGGATGGAGCGTATTGAGGCGGTCCAGATAGTAATCCATGACCTCCGAGCGGCCGAGGATACGGGCGCGGTCGGGATTGTAATTTCTGGCGCAGCTGTTCGCGGCGAGTTGGAAGCCCCGGAGCCAGCCGCCGAGACTGATCATGTGGGCCATCTGCTCGTCCCGCAGATCGAGCATCGACTGCTCCACATCGCTCTGGGTGCGGACAAGTTCCTCGCGCATGCCCTGCCAGTCGCCTTTTCTGCTGTACTCGAGGAGGCTCTTGCTGCGCTTGGTCATGCCCTCGCCGATGCCGAGAGCTCGGGCCTGGCGGATGAGGGCGCGACCGATGTCCTGCACATCGTCGGAACGCTCTGCGATGGTGAGCATGAAACCATCGGCCACGAGCGCGCCAAAGTGCAGCGAAGTCTGGAGCCGATTGTCGAAGAGGGCATCGCGGTTGTTTTGAGCGATGATGTCCAGGGGAGGCTGGAAGCTGCCGAGATCCTTGAGGATGCCAGCGATCGACGGCGTGGTGATATCGTTTACGCCGAGTTCATCGCGCATGTACTCGTCGGAGGCAGCCTGCAATTCCTTGTCCGTCGGTTCCTGGGCAAAGAGAAGACCGACGCTGCAGGCAAGGCTAAGAGCGAGAGCGCATTGGCGCGAAACCATACGGTTACCGGGTAATATCTGATTTTGGACCCAAGGCAAAGAACTTGTCGCTTTAGGTTTTCAGGGAGATAATCACTACGTGATTATCGGGGTTCCCAAAGAGATCAAGGAACAGGAATTCCGCGTCGCGCTGGTGCCTTCCGGCGCGTACCAACTGGTGAAACGCGGACATAGGGTCGTGGTGGAAACCAACGCGGGAGCTGGCATCGGCTACCAGGATGCCGATTACCGACAGGCAGGCGCCGAGATCGTGGCGACGCACGAGGAGGTCTTTGCCCGAGCCGACCTGATCGTAAAGGTCAAGGAACCCTTGCCGTCTGAGTACGGACTGTTGCGCAAGGGGCAGACCCTTTTTACCTATCTGCATCTCGCTGCGAGCAAGCCGCTTACGGAAGCGCTTCTGGCCACCGAAGCGACCTGTATCGCCTACGAGACGGTCGAGGTAAACCGTCGCCTGCCGCTGCTCGAACCCATGAGCGAAATCGCCGGGCGCATGTCTGTGCTGGTTGGCGGATATTTTCTCGCCAAGCACAATGACGGCAAGGGAGTGCTTCTCGGCGGTGTCCCCGGTGTACTGCCGGGCAAGGTGGTCGTGATCGGCGGCGGGACGAGTGGCGTAAATGCTGCCCGCATGGCGACCGGCCTCGGCGCCGATGTGACGATCCTCGAGGTCGATCTCGAGCGCATGCGGTTCCTCGACATCACGATGGGGCCGGCGCACACCCTGTTTTCCAGTGAGGCGAGCCTGATCGAGTTGCTGCCTACGGTGGATCTCCTCATTGGCGCGGTCCTCGTGCCGGGGGCGCGGGCTCCCAAGCTGATTACTCGCGAAATGCTCCGCATGATGAAACCCGGCAGCGTGCTCGTGGACATCGCCATAGACCAGGGCGGTTGTGTGGAGACGTCACGCCCGACGACGCACCATGACCCGACCTTCATTGAGGAGGGGGTGGTGCATTATTGCGTGGCCAACATGCCCGGAGCCTATGCCCGCACGGCCACCCAGGCCCTGACGAATGCAACGTACCGGTATATCGAGACACTGGCGGAATTTAGCCTCGCTGAAGCGGTGAACCGCCAGCCGGGCCTGCTGCATGGCATCGAGATCCAGGATGGAAAGCTCACGTGCAAAGCGGTGGCGGAGGCGCACGGGATCGCGTATGATCCCGTCTCTCTTACCCAATGACATTGCAGGATCAGATAACGGAAATCGGGCGCAAGGCTCGCGCAGCCTCCCGTGAACTCGCCAAGCTCTCCGCCGACGCCAAGAACGCCGCGCTGAGAGGAATCGCCGATGCCTTGGTCGAGCGCGCCCCAGCCATTATCGAGGCCAACGCGAGCGATCTGGAGCGAGCCGAGAAGAACGGCCTGAGCAAGGCCATGCTCGACCGCCTGCGCCTCAGCAAGGAACGCATCACCGCGATGGCGGAGGGCATCCGCAGCGTGGCGGAACTGGATGATCCTGTCGGAAAGACGATTGACCGATGGACCCGGCCCAACGGGCTGCAAATCAATAAAGTGCGTACTCCCATCGGAGTGATCGGGATCATTTACGAATCCCGTCCCAACGTGACGAGCGACGCCGCGGTGCTCTGCCTGAAGACGGGCAATGCCGTGATCCTGCGCGGAGGCTCCGAGGCGATCAACTCCAACCTCGCCATTGCCGAGGCCATGCAGGCGGGCGGCAGCGCCCATGGTCTGCCCGCGGATGCCGTGCAACTCATTCCCACCACGGACCGAGATGCGGTGCGCCTCATGGCGGAGATGGATCGCTACATCGATCTCATCGTGCCCCGGGGAGGTCATCAGCTCATTGAGACGGTCGTGAGCCATGCCCGTATGCCGGTGATCAAGCACTACCATGGCGTCTGCCATGTGTATGTCGACCAGGATGCCGACCTCGACATGGCGACCGAGATCACGATCAACGGCAAGGTTCAGCGCCCCGGTGTGTGCAATGCCGTCGAGACGCTGCTGGTTCACCGCGCGGTGGCTCAACTGTTTCTCGAAAAAGCCGGCGCGGAACTCATCGCCAAAGGCGTGGAGATTCGCGGCGACGAGGCGACTCGAGCCATCCTGAACGGCAAATCCCAGCCTGCGACCGAGGAGGACTGGACGGCGGAGTACCTCGATCTGATTATTTCCGTGAAGGTTGTCGACGATCTCGCCGAGGCCATCGAACACATCGAAAAATACGGCTCGCACCACAGCGACGCCATCGTGACG of the Terrimicrobium sacchariphilum genome contains:
- a CDS encoding HAD family hydrolase, which encodes MKALLFDLDDTLVVDEAVSSEAFAATARAASTGHGADAASFQRDAMRHARSLWAAGPCQSYCKAIGISAFECLWGKFEGDSEELTALRNWAHTYREQVFDAALREQLIEDPEGAADLAKTFAKERRLLQRLMPEARETLARLTPNYKLAMLTNGAPDLQREKIAASGLGNHFQAIAVSGEHGIGKPKPEIFHRLLSELGVQASEAVMVGNSLERDIAGANNAGVKSIWIKVKGSEEPDSAIPDYTIESLSEIPAILEALK
- a CDS encoding DUF885 domain-containing protein, producing the protein MKFLHAVDIAHVRNFRAISEAYFAETYQRFPHAASRLGLEKFNDQLGANDVATHKAQIKLAEKTLNAVEALPEAAFHGDDWLDRRAFVSMLRTELLESRDLERWRNNPQVHCDTAVDAIFDLLVRYADKVAAILPAIESRLAAIPDFLDAGARCLNKPVPLWTQLAQKACEGAVSFLGEIEETLALQSQNPARTRRLISSACKAFGDYASTIGRRKQGESRGYAIGRANFEYLIRERLGMDLSLPEARANGERLVAHMELLLEQEAAKYGRRSAQEAIEAAARGWLPERPLLEEYKEVTSSLKDQLRSLDIVSLPHGETLKVLPTPAFLRHHFPTAAYNAPPPFSKKQQGIFWVNDLSLLEKSPARKQAEIKQHFGLELTSVHEGYPGHHLQFAVQNRLASKIRRQSAHSIFYEGWTMWCESMAVERKLVKTPVARLLQIHDALWRAHRIVIDCGLHDGSLSYDAACKMLMDGVHFTRARAAGDVNWYTSSPTVPMSYLLGRIEVEKLYRRFVGGEGWTLKQFNDWILSHGAIPWSWIGRVHDQGI
- the ald gene encoding alanine dehydrogenase; its protein translation is MIIGVPKEIKEQEFRVALVPSGAYQLVKRGHRVVVETNAGAGIGYQDADYRQAGAEIVATHEEVFARADLIVKVKEPLPSEYGLLRKGQTLFTYLHLAASKPLTEALLATEATCIAYETVEVNRRLPLLEPMSEIAGRMSVLVGGYFLAKHNDGKGVLLGGVPGVLPGKVVVIGGGTSGVNAARMATGLGADVTILEVDLERMRFLDITMGPAHTLFSSEASLIELLPTVDLLIGAVLVPGARAPKLITREMLRMMKPGSVLVDIAIDQGGCVETSRPTTHHDPTFIEEGVVHYCVANMPGAYARTATQALTNATYRYIETLAEFSLAEAVNRQPGLLHGIEIQDGKLTCKAVAEAHGIAYDPVSLTQ
- a CDS encoding glutamate-5-semialdehyde dehydrogenase; this translates as MTLQDQITEIGRKARAASRELAKLSADAKNAALRGIADALVERAPAIIEANASDLERAEKNGLSKAMLDRLRLSKERITAMAEGIRSVAELDDPVGKTIDRWTRPNGLQINKVRTPIGVIGIIYESRPNVTSDAAVLCLKTGNAVILRGGSEAINSNLAIAEAMQAGGSAHGLPADAVQLIPTTDRDAVRLMAEMDRYIDLIVPRGGHQLIETVVSHARMPVIKHYHGVCHVYVDQDADLDMATEITINGKVQRPGVCNAVETLLVHRAVAQLFLEKAGAELIAKGVEIRGDEATRAILNGKSQPATEEDWTAEYLDLIISVKVVDDLAEAIEHIEKYGSHHSDAIVTADTAAAEQFLNEVDSATVYWNASTRFTDGGEFGFGAEIGISTDKLHARGPMGLDELTTYKYVIRGDGQIRK